The following are encoded together in the Acidobacteriota bacterium genome:
- a CDS encoding cation diffusion facilitator family transporter has protein sequence MSKSGSHSHGDHAHDHADERPHHAPEAREHGRGGPHGHSHAGIDPSIAASDRGIWAVKWSFVILFTAAAFQLAIVLLSNSIGLLADTIHNFGDAGTAIPLGIAFLFAKKKPTERFSYGYGRFEDFAGIMVVLIILASAVVAGYESVRRLVHPEPVTHLGAVIAASVIGFAGNEWVAIFRIKVGKAIGSAALIADGYHARTDGWTSLAVLVGALGVHFGYPKADPIIGLLITAAILVIVWQSAKEVLVRALDGVDPHVLEELRHAARHVEGVQEVTEVRARWLGHQLLAELNLAVAPEKTVAEAHGIATAVHQQLLQHLNFLARATVHIDAVGASGEHHHFAADDRHDHPAGHEHH, from the coding sequence ATGAGCAAATCCGGGTCTCACTCCCACGGCGACCACGCACACGACCACGCGGACGAGCGCCCGCACCATGCGCCCGAAGCCCGCGAACACGGCCGCGGCGGACCCCATGGCCACAGTCATGCCGGCATCGACCCTTCGATCGCTGCCTCCGACCGCGGCATCTGGGCGGTCAAGTGGTCATTCGTGATCCTATTCACCGCCGCCGCGTTCCAGTTGGCCATCGTGCTGCTCTCGAACAGCATCGGACTGCTGGCCGACACGATCCACAATTTCGGTGATGCAGGCACTGCCATTCCTCTCGGGATAGCGTTCCTGTTCGCGAAGAAAAAGCCGACCGAGCGTTTCAGTTACGGCTACGGCCGCTTCGAGGACTTCGCCGGCATTATGGTCGTGCTCATCATCCTGGCGAGCGCTGTGGTGGCGGGATATGAATCGGTGAGGCGCTTGGTCCATCCTGAGCCGGTTACGCACCTTGGCGCAGTGATCGCCGCTTCCGTCATCGGATTTGCCGGCAATGAATGGGTCGCGATCTTCCGCATCAAGGTCGGCAAAGCGATCGGAAGCGCAGCCCTCATCGCGGACGGCTATCACGCTCGCACCGACGGATGGACCAGCCTGGCAGTGCTGGTCGGCGCTCTGGGCGTCCACTTCGGGTATCCGAAGGCCGACCCGATCATCGGCCTGCTGATCACGGCCGCGATCCTAGTGATCGTGTGGCAGAGCGCGAAGGAAGTCCTGGTGCGCGCCCTGGACGGCGTAGACCCGCACGTGCTCGAGGAGCTGCGGCATGCGGCGCGTCACGTGGAGGGCGTGCAGGAGGTCACGGAGGTGCGCGCCCGCTGGCTCGGTCATCAGCTTCTGGCGGAGTTGAATCTCGCGGTCGCGCCGGAGAAGACCGTTGCCGAAGCCCATGGGATCGCGACCGCAGTGCATCAGCAGCTCCTCCAGCACTTGAACTTCCTCGCGCGCGCCACCGTGCACATTGACGCCGTCGGCGCCTCCGGGGAACACCACCACTTCGCAGCGGATGATCGTCATGATCACCCTGCCGGTCACGAGCACCACTGA
- a CDS encoding nuclear transport factor 2 family protein, whose protein sequence is MPTLAADRFGKLEGRLNNALRARDRSGLDTLLAKDFELRESGRPAELTLRDDFLGNAAHGSAVACAVEQLMPRLFGDTAVISFVCTSSPSGNARLAVDVWHRTGRDWKLAARYLGATAPRTGEGLIRK, encoded by the coding sequence ATGCCTACACTCGCCGCCGACCGATTCGGAAAGCTGGAAGGCCGCCTGAATAATGCCCTCCGGGCGCGCGACCGCAGCGGGTTGGATACGCTGCTGGCAAAAGATTTCGAGCTGCGCGAGAGCGGTCGCCCGGCGGAACTCACCTTGCGCGACGACTTCCTGGGGAACGCTGCGCATGGCTCTGCTGTCGCGTGCGCCGTCGAGCAGCTCATGCCGCGGTTGTTCGGTGACACGGCGGTGATCAGCTTCGTCTGCACATCCTCGCCTAGCGGCAACGCCCGTCTCGCCGTGGACGTGTGGCACAGGACCGGTAGGGATTGGAAGCTAGCGGCGCGTTATCTCGGTGCGACAGCGCCACGCACCGGCGAAGGGCTCATTCGCAAGTAG
- a CDS encoding nuclear transport factor 2 family protein translates to MMDRLIRTIAAILLLALGHPMAAQQPPDAVARYTIATFEQGLRERKLALIEKVVANDIVVLENGGRNDGWTDFRDHHLVPEMREPALPSKTELIKTTVKGDMAWAYSKTTMQTVRRGAKTEIVVWSAYVLERRNGGWKIVLLDWSVGSHPLAQ, encoded by the coding sequence ATGATGGACAGGTTGATTCGCACGATCGCCGCGATTCTGCTTCTTGCCCTCGGGCACCCGATGGCAGCGCAGCAGCCGCCAGACGCCGTCGCCAGGTACACCATCGCCACCTTTGAGCAGGGACTGCGCGAACGCAAGCTCGCCCTCATCGAGAAGGTCGTCGCCAACGACATCGTCGTGCTCGAGAATGGTGGGCGCAACGATGGCTGGACAGACTTCCGCGATCACCATCTCGTTCCCGAGATGCGGGAGCCGGCCCTACCTTCAAAGACTGAGCTCATCAAAACCACGGTCAAGGGCGACATGGCTTGGGCCTACAGCAAAACGACGATGCAAACGGTACGCCGCGGCGCGAAGACCGAGATCGTGGTCTGGTCGGCATACGTGCTGGAGCGCCGCAACGGTGGCTGGAAGATCGTGCTGCTCGATTGGAGCGTCGGAAGCCACCCACTGGCGCAGTGA
- a CDS encoding PAS domain S-box protein — protein sequence MAEKKSSAPPQRASALAVAEQVTAALSVRDADSKFQAVAETAPCAIFIYREDNFVYGNPAAEVITGYSLPELYQIRFYDLVHPEFRKYIIERAAARQRGELETSRYELRILPKDGSERWVDLTAKLINFDGQPSVLGIAFDITERKQAEQLQQALYRIAETASSAEDLPAFYASIHKILGELMYARNCYIAVYDAAKDSLSFPYFVDEFDPMPAPRPLGKGLTDYVIRTGKPLLVTPETFQQLHNRGEITLVGTFSQDWMGVPLKSGDSTYGALVIQSYEQQQRFGAREQAVFTFVSQQLAGAIEQKRNQEALRESEEWHRLAFERNLAGVYRSTIEGHLLDCNLAFARIFGYESREAMLGHSTNELFFDPKERDRLMETLLRAGSLTAFEIKLKRKDGAPVWCLENMNVVKSPDGRSAVLEGTMVDITERKAVESNLQVQKAYLEQLFESAPEAIVVLDNDANVIRVNREFVRTFGYTAEEALGKRIDELIVPPELFAEATEVSNRVLRGRMAALDTRRRRKDGSMVEVSILGTPINVGGGQVAVYAIYRDITEQKQAERALAQSEQRFRSLIQSSSDVIVVLDPDGTVHYASPSTERQIGALPEMLSAKNVFDFIHPEDRAAALQAFELGLHDPEGSPAVELRVRHADGSWRTFECVSNRLLEGEKVTGLIVNARNITERRHADRLQSALYRIAETASSAEDLDALYPKIHAILSELMYARNCYIALADAATGMVSFPYFVDEVDPPPQPRKGRRALTEYVLRSGQPLLATPEMLEELVQRGDVDRVGAPSLDWMGVPLKNGDTTFGVLALQTYEPNIRYGEQEKEILTFVSRRIASAIESRRSQDAMRESEAKFRAVAESAGTGIYIHNAERFLYVNRATEQISGYSREEFMQMHPFDLVHPEFRAVLKQRAAARLRGEDAPSAYEFKMVTKSGEERWLDFSAGTVMFGGERAILATAVDISERKRAEALQAALYRIADKASTVGDLSELYREIHRIVGELMYAGNFYIALHDAASHTITFPYAVDEIDDFPEPTASVPAGQGLTEYVLRTGQPLLATPEVFHALLRRGEVQAVGVDSVDWLGVPLKNGAHTFGVLVLQSYDDKVRFTEKDKEILTFVSQNVASAIEHKRNQEALRISEARYRSQVQSAVYGIYRSSVEDRFLDVNPALVQMLGYGSTGELLGVSLARDVYDDPEDRMRLIREYAASTTVDSEQVRWKKKDGTSIIVRLSGRAILSPQGVAEAFEMIAEDVTERQGLEEQLRQSQKMEAVGRLAGGVAHDFNNLLTVIKGYSELMLDQLSPADPMRAEVEEVERAADRAAALTRQLLAFSRQQVLAPKVIDLNAVVSNMDKLLKRLLGEDIDLFAVLDQKIGSVRADPGQIEQVIMNLAVNARDAMPKGGKLTVETVNVTLDEGYAREHATVKPGNYVMLAVSDSGVGMDQVTLSHVFEPFFTTKESGKGTGLGLSTVYGIVKQSGGYIWAYSEIGIGTSFKVYLPRVDAAAEIIRPAIAADPHRGHETVLLVEDEDGVRALIRQVLHRSGYTVLQAREGGEALLLCERHDGKIALLLTDVVLTQMSGTELAQRLLGIRPEMRVLYMSGYTDEAIVHHGVLTAGSSFLQKPFTNESLARKVREVIDAPPATRSAKA from the coding sequence ATGGCGGAAAAGAAAAGTTCCGCTCCACCGCAGCGAGCGTCAGCCCTTGCTGTGGCGGAGCAGGTGACGGCCGCGCTCAGCGTTCGCGACGCCGACAGCAAGTTCCAAGCCGTCGCCGAGACCGCTCCCTGCGCCATCTTCATCTATCGGGAAGATAATTTCGTGTACGGCAATCCGGCCGCCGAAGTCATCACCGGCTACAGTCTTCCCGAGCTCTACCAGATCCGCTTCTACGATCTGGTACATCCTGAGTTCCGCAAGTACATCATCGAGCGTGCCGCCGCGCGCCAGCGCGGCGAGCTTGAGACCAGCCGCTACGAGCTGCGCATCCTCCCCAAGGACGGTTCCGAGCGCTGGGTCGATCTCACCGCCAAGCTCATCAACTTCGACGGCCAGCCTTCCGTGCTCGGCATCGCTTTTGACATCACGGAGCGCAAGCAGGCCGAGCAGTTGCAGCAGGCGCTCTACCGCATCGCCGAGACGGCCAGCTCCGCCGAAGACCTGCCCGCGTTCTATGCTTCCATCCACAAGATCCTGGGCGAGCTGATGTACGCGCGCAATTGTTACATCGCCGTGTACGACGCCGCCAAAGACAGCCTCAGCTTCCCTTACTTCGTGGACGAGTTCGATCCCATGCCCGCGCCGCGTCCGCTGGGCAAGGGACTCACCGACTACGTGATCCGCACCGGCAAGCCCTTGCTGGTCACGCCGGAGACGTTCCAGCAACTGCACAACCGCGGCGAGATCACGCTCGTCGGCACCTTCTCGCAGGACTGGATGGGCGTGCCGCTCAAGTCCGGCGACTCCACCTACGGCGCCCTCGTCATCCAGAGCTACGAGCAACAGCAGCGTTTCGGCGCGCGCGAGCAGGCGGTGTTCACCTTCGTCTCGCAGCAGCTCGCCGGCGCCATCGAGCAGAAGCGCAATCAGGAAGCACTGCGCGAGTCGGAGGAATGGCATCGTCTCGCGTTCGAGCGCAATCTTGCCGGCGTCTATCGCTCCACCATCGAGGGGCACCTGCTCGATTGCAACCTCGCTTTCGCCCGCATCTTCGGCTACGAGTCGCGCGAAGCCATGCTCGGCCACTCCACCAACGAGCTTTTCTTCGATCCCAAAGAGCGTGACCGGTTGATGGAGACCTTGCTGCGCGCGGGCTCGCTCACCGCCTTCGAGATCAAGCTGAAGCGCAAAGACGGCGCGCCCGTGTGGTGCCTGGAGAACATGAACGTCGTCAAGTCGCCAGATGGGCGTTCCGCCGTGCTCGAAGGCACCATGGTCGACATCACCGAGCGCAAGGCGGTGGAATCGAACCTGCAGGTGCAGAAGGCATATCTCGAGCAGCTCTTCGAGAGCGCTCCCGAAGCCATCGTGGTGCTCGATAACGATGCCAACGTCATCCGCGTGAATCGCGAGTTCGTTCGCACCTTCGGCTACACCGCTGAGGAAGCGCTGGGCAAGCGCATCGACGAGCTCATCGTGCCGCCCGAGCTCTTCGCCGAGGCCACTGAGGTGAGCAACAGAGTGCTGCGCGGACGCATGGCCGCACTCGATACCCGCCGTCGCCGCAAAGACGGTTCCATGGTCGAGGTCTCCATCCTCGGCACCCCTATCAACGTCGGTGGCGGACAGGTCGCCGTCTACGCCATCTATCGCGACATCACCGAGCAGAAGCAGGCCGAGCGCGCGCTGGCGCAGAGCGAGCAGCGCTTCCGCTCGCTCATCCAAAGCTCATCCGACGTCATCGTCGTGCTCGATCCCGACGGCACCGTCCACTACGCCAGCCCTTCCACCGAACGCCAGATCGGCGCGCTGCCCGAGATGCTCTCCGCCAAGAACGTCTTCGACTTCATCCATCCCGAGGACCGCGCCGCCGCGCTCCAAGCCTTCGAGTTGGGACTGCACGATCCCGAAGGCAGTCCCGCGGTCGAATTGCGCGTCCGCCACGCCGATGGCAGCTGGCGCACCTTTGAATGTGTGAGCAATCGCCTGCTCGAGGGCGAGAAGGTCACTGGGCTGATCGTGAATGCGCGCAACATCACCGAGCGTCGCCACGCCGACCGGCTGCAATCCGCGCTCTATCGCATCGCCGAGACGGCCAGCTCCGCCGAGGATCTTGACGCGCTCTACCCCAAGATCCACGCCATCCTCAGTGAGCTGATGTACGCGCGCAATTGCTACATCGCCCTCGCCGACGCCGCCACCGGCATGGTCAGCTTTCCTTATTTCGTGGACGAAGTCGATCCGCCGCCGCAGCCGCGCAAGGGACGCCGCGCGCTCACCGAATACGTGTTGCGTTCCGGCCAGCCGCTGCTCGCCACGCCGGAGATGCTGGAAGAACTGGTACAGCGCGGCGACGTCGACCGCGTGGGCGCTCCCTCACTCGACTGGATGGGCGTGCCGCTCAAGAATGGCGACACCACTTTCGGCGTGCTCGCGCTCCAGACCTACGAGCCCAACATCCGCTATGGCGAGCAGGAGAAGGAGATCCTCACCTTCGTCTCACGGCGGATCGCCAGCGCCATCGAGAGCCGCCGCAGCCAGGACGCGATGCGCGAGAGCGAGGCCAAGTTCCGCGCGGTGGCCGAATCCGCCGGCACCGGCATTTACATCCACAACGCCGAGCGCTTCCTCTACGTCAACCGTGCCACCGAGCAGATCTCCGGCTACTCGCGCGAAGAGTTCATGCAGATGCACCCGTTCGACCTGGTGCATCCCGAGTTTCGCGCCGTCCTGAAACAGCGTGCCGCCGCCCGCCTGCGCGGCGAAGACGCTCCCAGCGCCTACGAGTTCAAGATGGTCACCAAGAGCGGCGAGGAGCGCTGGCTCGATTTTTCCGCCGGCACCGTGATGTTCGGGGGCGAGCGCGCCATCCTCGCCACCGCCGTGGACATCAGCGAGCGCAAGCGCGCCGAAGCGCTGCAAGCCGCGCTCTATCGCATCGCCGACAAGGCCTCTACCGTGGGCGATCTGAGTGAGCTTTATCGCGAGATCCACCGCATCGTCGGCGAGCTCATGTACGCGGGCAACTTCTACATCGCGCTGCATGATGCCGCCAGCCACACCATCACTTTCCCGTATGCCGTCGACGAGATCGACGACTTCCCCGAGCCCACCGCGTCCGTCCCCGCCGGCCAGGGACTCACCGAGTACGTGCTGCGCACCGGACAGCCGCTGCTCGCTACGCCTGAAGTCTTCCATGCCCTGTTGCGCCGCGGCGAGGTCCAGGCCGTGGGCGTGGATTCGGTGGACTGGCTCGGCGTCCCGCTCAAGAACGGCGCTCATACCTTCGGTGTGCTGGTGCTGCAAAGCTACGACGACAAAGTCCGCTTCACCGAGAAGGATAAGGAGATCCTTACTTTCGTCTCGCAAAACGTCGCCTCCGCCATCGAGCACAAGCGCAACCAGGAAGCGCTGCGGATCTCGGAAGCGCGCTATCGTTCGCAGGTGCAGAGCGCCGTCTACGGCATCTACCGCTCGAGCGTGGAAGACCGCTTCCTCGACGTGAATCCTGCGCTCGTCCAGATGCTGGGTTACGGCTCCACCGGCGAGCTGCTCGGCGTCTCGCTGGCGCGCGATGTCTACGACGATCCCGAAGATCGCATGCGGCTCATCCGCGAGTACGCCGCCAGCACCACGGTGGATAGCGAGCAGGTGCGCTGGAAGAAGAAGGATGGAACTTCCATCATCGTGCGGCTGAGTGGACGCGCCATCCTCAGCCCGCAGGGCGTCGCCGAAGCTTTCGAGATGATCGCGGAAGACGTGACCGAGCGGCAGGGCCTTGAAGAGCAACTTCGCCAGTCGCAGAAGATGGAAGCCGTCGGCCGCCTCGCCGGCGGCGTGGCCCACGACTTCAACAACCTGCTCACCGTCATCAAGGGATACAGCGAACTCATGCTCGACCAGCTCTCCCCCGCCGACCCCATGCGCGCCGAGGTGGAGGAGGTCGAGCGCGCCGCCGATCGTGCCGCCGCGCTCACCCGCCAGTTGCTCGCCTTCAGCCGCCAGCAGGTGCTGGCGCCCAAGGTCATCGACCTGAACGCCGTCGTCAGCAACATGGACAAGCTGCTCAAGCGCCTGCTCGGCGAAGACATCGACCTGTTCGCCGTGCTCGACCAGAAGATCGGTTCGGTGCGCGCCGATCCCGGACAGATCGAGCAGGTCATCATGAACCTTGCCGTCAACGCGCGCGATGCCATGCCCAAGGGCGGCAAGCTGACGGTCGAGACCGTGAACGTCACACTCGACGAGGGCTACGCCCGCGAACACGCCACCGTGAAGCCCGGCAACTACGTGATGCTCGCCGTCTCCGACAGCGGCGTGGGTATGGACCAGGTCACGCTCTCGCACGTCTTCGAGCCTTTCTTCACCACCAAGGAATCGGGTAAAGGTACCGGCCTCGGCCTCTCCACCGTCTACGGCATCGTGAAACAGTCGGGCGGCTACATCTGGGCATACAGCGAGATCGGCATCGGCACCAGCTTCAAGGTCTACCTGCCGCGCGTGGACGCCGCCGCTGAGATCATCCGGCCCGCCATCGCCGCCGATCCGCACCGCGGCCACGAGACCGTGCTGCTGGTCGAGGATGAAGACGGCGTGCGCGCTCTCATCCGCCAGGTGCTGCATCGCAGCGGCTACACCGTGTTGCAGGCGCGCGAAGGTGGCGAAGCGCTGCTGCTCTGCGAACGCCACGACGGCAAGATCGCGCTGCTGCTCACCGACGTCGTCCTCACCCAGATGAGCGGGACCGAACTGGCGCAGCGCTTGCTGGGGATCCGCCCCGAGATGCGCGTCTTATATATGTCGGGATACACGGACGAAGCCATCGTCCATCACGGCGTGCTCACCGCCGGCAGCTCGTTCCTGCAAAAACCCTTCACTAACGAATCGCTGGCACGCAAAGTCCGCGAAGTAATCGACGCCCCACCCGCGACCAGGTCCGCAAAGGCCTGA
- a CDS encoding type II toxin-antitoxin system HigB family toxin gives MRVIARRTLIEFTESLRGSKDSKAVKAALDSWFHEADAATWSTPADVKNSYGNASIVGDDRVVFNIKGNGYRLVVAIDYGRHIVFIKWLGTHQQYDEIDAKTVKYGDKADQK, from the coding sequence GTGAGAGTGATTGCGCGTCGGACTCTTATTGAGTTCACTGAGTCTTTGCGGGGCAGTAAGGATTCCAAGGCGGTGAAGGCCGCATTGGATTCGTGGTTTCACGAGGCAGATGCGGCGACTTGGAGCACGCCTGCCGACGTGAAAAACAGCTATGGCAACGCCAGTATCGTTGGGGATGATCGCGTAGTTTTCAACATTAAGGGCAACGGCTATCGGCTTGTGGTCGCCATTGACTATGGGAGGCACATAGTATTCATAAAGTGGCTGGGAACTCACCAGCAATACGATGAGATCGACGCCAAGACGGTGAAATATGGAGATAAAGCCGATCAGAAGTGA
- a CDS encoding GNAT family N-acetyltransferase, with amino-acid sequence MRAMTQADIPAAMRMKDEAGWNQTDADWHRLLAAGPEGCFVALLDDTVVGTVTTITYEGKVSWVGMVLVDSAHRGHGIGTGLLERAIAHLDGKRVASIKLDATPAGRPLYEKLGFIPEYQVERWALTRATHERAVNGEPVDLKDVFSLDRDVFGIDRSMLLAWLREAAPELALVSRRGSEIQGYTFGRHGSLADQLGPWVAISEGTAATLLDRFLQESRRRVFVDCVEETKWSLPLVKSRGFTFSRPLTRMYRGRNDHRGMPNLMGAVLGPEFG; translated from the coding sequence ATGCGCGCGATGACGCAGGCTGACATCCCGGCGGCGATGCGGATGAAGGACGAGGCAGGGTGGAACCAGACCGACGCGGATTGGCACCGATTGCTTGCTGCAGGTCCCGAAGGGTGTTTCGTTGCATTGCTTGACGACACCGTTGTGGGCACCGTCACGACGATTACTTACGAGGGAAAGGTTTCTTGGGTGGGCATGGTCTTAGTGGATTCGGCCCACCGAGGACACGGGATCGGTACTGGGCTGCTAGAACGAGCGATCGCTCATCTCGATGGGAAGAGAGTCGCGTCAATCAAACTCGATGCCACCCCGGCCGGCAGACCGCTGTACGAGAAGCTAGGGTTTATTCCTGAATATCAGGTCGAGCGCTGGGCGCTCACGCGTGCCACTCATGAGCGGGCGGTTAATGGCGAGCCCGTTGATTTGAAAGATGTCTTTTCGCTAGATCGCGATGTTTTCGGCATCGACAGGAGCATGCTCTTGGCTTGGTTGAGAGAAGCAGCGCCGGAGCTTGCTTTGGTCTCGCGTCGAGGTTCAGAGATCCAAGGCTACACGTTCGGTCGACACGGTTCTCTAGCGGATCAGCTCGGCCCGTGGGTCGCGATCAGCGAGGGAACGGCGGCGACGCTCTTGGATAGATTCCTGCAGGAGTCACGCCGAAGGGTGTTCGTCGATTGCGTGGAGGAAACGAAATGGTCGCTGCCATTAGTGAAATCCCGTGGGTTCACGTTTTCGCGTCCTCTGACGCGGATGTATCGAGGGCGGAATGACCACCGGGGCATGCCGAATCTGATGGGTGCGGTGCTCGGACCCGAATTCGGTTGA
- a CDS encoding uracil-DNA glycosylase, which yields MQPAWLLQLNQEIVACERCPRLREHCATVAREKRRAYRDQEYWGKPVPAFGDPEARVLILGLAPGAHGSNRTGRPFTGDGSGYFMYPVLHETGFASQAEAVRRDDGMKLTGAWITSVGRCAPPANKPTTEELANCAPFLDRELAGLKQVRVVVALGKIAFDGYLAHLKRRAFKFRKADYAFRHGAKYQMPDGKTLLCSFHPSMQNTNTGKLTRAMFVKVFEAARELAQNPPRRHGVTEKGRG from the coding sequence ATGCAACCGGCGTGGCTCCTCCAACTGAATCAGGAGATCGTGGCGTGCGAGCGGTGTCCGCGGCTGCGCGAACACTGCGCGACGGTCGCGCGCGAGAAGCGGCGGGCTTATCGCGACCAGGAGTATTGGGGCAAGCCGGTGCCGGCGTTCGGCGATCCGGAGGCGCGTGTGCTGATACTTGGATTAGCGCCGGGCGCGCATGGGTCGAACCGGACGGGGCGTCCGTTCACCGGCGATGGCTCGGGATACTTCATGTATCCGGTGCTGCACGAGACCGGATTCGCGTCGCAGGCGGAGGCGGTGCGGCGCGATGATGGGATGAAGCTCACCGGCGCGTGGATCACGTCCGTCGGCCGCTGCGCGCCGCCGGCCAACAAGCCCACGACGGAAGAGTTGGCGAACTGCGCCCCGTTCCTCGATCGTGAACTTGCCGGGTTGAAGCAAGTCCGCGTGGTGGTGGCGCTGGGGAAGATCGCGTTCGACGGATATCTAGCGCATCTCAAGCGGCGCGCCTTCAAATTCCGCAAAGCTGATTATGCTTTCAGGCACGGAGCGAAGTATCAGATGCCGGATGGGAAGACCTTGCTGTGTTCCTTTCATCCCTCGATGCAGAACACGAACACGGGGAAGTTGACGCGGGCGATGTTCGTGAAGGTGTTCGAGGCGGCGCGGGAACTGGCCCAGAACCCACCACGGAGGCACGGAGTCACGGAGAAGGGCAGGGGCTAG
- the tig gene encoding trigger factor, which produces MSSPETDTPAAPNACQRELSIEIPAEDVRRETESVIQKYSKLARIPGFRKGKVPAGVVRSRFAEEIKSEVVEALIPRAFRAEVEKQKLQPVSQPHVTDLKMEEGQPLQFKAAFEVLPDIEVSGYQEIRPEKPDTNVTEAEVNAALNQLRQQAATYQTLDDRAIAAGDFAEISFSGTPKEAAQPEAPATDATSESKSETEPATESETVSATKAANQPATEPATQPATQPISVDEVLVEVGGENTVKEFSQHLTGALAGDERSFDVTYAEDFGDERLAGKTVSYHVKVKSVKQKQTPELNDDFAKEVGNFTSVDALRKQIRENMEHEKQHQAEHHVKEKLIEELVAKNDFPVPDSMVERAVDARLERGLRALAAQGMRTEDMRKLDFTRLRTAQRDAAVREVKASLILDKIADQEKIEVSDEDVDKEITIIASQAQQPTETIRARLTKEGALDRIRDRIRNEKALEFLLHRSA; this is translated from the coding sequence TTGAGTTCACCTGAGACCGACACGCCCGCTGCTCCGAACGCCTGCCAGCGCGAGCTCTCCATCGAGATCCCCGCGGAAGACGTTCGCCGCGAGACCGAATCCGTCATCCAGAAATACTCCAAGCTGGCTCGTATCCCCGGCTTCCGCAAGGGCAAGGTCCCGGCGGGCGTGGTGCGCAGCCGCTTCGCCGAAGAGATCAAGAGCGAAGTGGTCGAGGCGCTCATCCCGCGCGCCTTCCGCGCCGAGGTCGAGAAGCAGAAGCTGCAGCCCGTTTCGCAGCCGCACGTCACTGATTTGAAGATGGAAGAAGGCCAGCCCCTCCAGTTCAAGGCAGCATTTGAGGTGCTTCCCGACATCGAAGTCTCGGGCTATCAGGAGATCCGTCCCGAGAAGCCGGACACGAACGTCACCGAAGCCGAAGTGAACGCCGCCCTGAACCAGCTCCGCCAACAAGCCGCGACTTACCAGACGCTCGACGACCGCGCCATCGCCGCCGGCGATTTCGCCGAGATCAGCTTCAGCGGCACGCCCAAGGAGGCCGCGCAGCCTGAAGCGCCTGCGACCGACGCGACGTCCGAGAGCAAGTCCGAAACAGAGCCCGCAACAGAGTCCGAAACAGTGTCCGCAACAAAGGCCGCAAACCAGCCCGCAACCGAGCCCGCAACCCAGCCCGCAACCCAGCCCATCAGCGTGGACGAAGTCCTGGTCGAGGTCGGGGGCGAGAACACGGTGAAGGAATTCTCCCAGCATCTCACCGGGGCGCTTGCCGGCGACGAGCGCTCCTTCGACGTGACGTATGCCGAGGATTTCGGCGACGAGCGCCTGGCCGGCAAGACCGTCAGCTATCACGTGAAGGTCAAGTCGGTGAAGCAGAAGCAGACGCCCGAGTTGAACGACGACTTCGCCAAAGAGGTGGGCAACTTCACTTCCGTGGACGCCCTGCGCAAGCAGATCCGCGAGAACATGGAACACGAGAAGCAGCACCAGGCCGAGCACCATGTGAAGGAAAAGCTCATCGAGGAACTGGTCGCGAAGAACGATTTCCCCGTGCCAGACTCCATGGTCGAGCGCGCCGTGGACGCGCGCCTGGAACGGGGCCTCCGTGCTCTGGCCGCCCAGGGGATGCGCACCGAAGACATGCGCAAGCTCGATTTCACCCGCCTGCGCACCGCGCAGCGCGACGCCGCCGTGCGCGAGGTGAAGGCTTCACTCATCCTCGACAAGATCGCCGACCAGGAGAAGATCGAAGTCTCCGACGAAGACGTGGACAAAGAGATCACCATCATCGCGTCCCAGGCCCAGCAGCCCACGGAGACCATCCGCGCGCGTTTGACCAAGGAAGGTGCGCTGGATAGAATCCGTGACAGGATCCGCAACGAAAAAGCACTCGAATTCCTTTTGCACCGTTCCGCGTAG
- the clpP gene encoding ATP-dependent Clp endopeptidase proteolytic subunit ClpP, with amino-acid sequence MALVPMVIEQTSRGERAYDIYSRLLRDNIIFLGTPVDDMIANLIIAQMLFLAAEDPEKDVSLYINSPGGSITAGMAIYDTMQFIKNDVTTICIGQAASMAALLLCAGAPKKRFALPNSRILIHQPSMGGLSGQATDIDIHAREILRMREITNQLLAKHTGQKLDKVEKDVERDFIMNAQQSKEYGIVDDIISSPR; translated from the coding sequence ATGGCACTGGTCCCCATGGTCATCGAGCAGACCAGCCGTGGTGAGCGCGCGTACGACATCTACTCCCGCCTGCTCCGCGACAACATCATCTTCCTCGGCACGCCCGTGGATGACATGATCGCCAACCTGATCATCGCGCAGATGCTTTTCCTCGCCGCCGAAGATCCCGAAAAGGATGTCTCGCTCTACATCAACTCTCCGGGCGGCTCCATCACCGCCGGCATGGCCATCTACGACACCATGCAGTTCATCAAGAACGACGTGACCACCATCTGCATCGGACAAGCCGCCTCCATGGCCGCGCTGCTGCTCTGCGCCGGCGCGCCGAAGAAGCGTTTTGCGCTTCCCAATTCGCGCATCCTCATCCATCAGCCTTCCATGGGCGGCCTGAGCGGGCAGGCGACGGATATCGATATCCACGCCCGCGAGATCCTCCGGATGCGGGAAATAACAAATCAGCTATTAGCCAAGCACACCGGCCAGAAATTAGATAAAGTAGAGAAGGACGTGGAGCGCGATTTCATCATGAACGCGCAACAGTCCAAAGAGTACGGCATCGTCGACGACATCATCTCCTCCCCCAGATGA